CTTGTTTTAGCTTTATTTGATTTTTTTCTCATCAAGTGTCTGGCATTGGCCTGAAATCTCTTGATCTTACCTGTTCCGGTAAGACTGAATCTCTTCTTGGCACTTGAATGGGTTTTCATTTTTGGCATAATACTAATCTTTTACGGGCTGCAAAAGTAAACACTTTTATCTTACCAACAAAATTATAACAATTTTTTTTAACTACAAAATTCTAAATTGAAAAATTTCGTACATTCGAATATTACATATCCCTAGGATTATAAATAATTTTAGGTGGCAAGCCCAAACCTATTAATTTCTGTAGATTGTATGAAAGCATGATGTCATGTGTGCCCTGATGCGCAGTCCTCAATGAAGATAATCCAAAATCATAACTATAATACAGTTTATATTTGGATCCGATATTGGTACCCATCAGAATAGTTATGGCATCAAACGATGATGTACTGTAACCTCTCATGCCTACACCTCCTATGATATTTCTGTCCAGTATTGCCACCAAGGATATGTCGGCCTGGACTACAGAAGGATCTGCCTTGACCAAAAGTGAAGGATAGAATTTTATCCTGTCATCCCATTCATATTTGTATTCTGCAAAAATACTACCGCCCCATCTTCTGGTGTAAGAAGCATTTCCCAATCCATAACTGTGAGATGGAAACTCAGATACAGTAATTCCACCTTGCCACTGAGCGCTCATAAAATATGTTCCTATCTCCCATGAAGGTCCCACTCCATTGAAAACATTTGCCTCAAGCAAAGGGTCCTTGTGGTTGATAGTGGCTTCATAGTCACCATCCGGAGTTATGATCTTACGACCATCAAAATTCATATAATCCAAACCCAATCTGCCACCAAAAGAAAGGAATCCGGATTCCAACCCCATCACATAATTATATGAAAATCTAAAGTTAGTATTATTTAAGTGCCCTGAAGACTGATTGTATAATGAAAAACCTATAGCCCCATTCCATAAATAAAACGGAAGATCTGCACCTAAATAAAATGTACGTGGATTGCCCGGGAAGCTATTGTATTGGTCTCTATAGGAAGTAAACACACTCAAGGACCGTTCCAATCCGCCATAAGCCGGATTTTCATAATACTTATTAAGCATATATTGACTGAACTGCGGTCTTTGCTGTGCATATACCACAATGCCAGAAATATAAACACAAAATATTAAAAAAAACCATTTCATTTCAAGTCCCGATATGATAAGAATACAATAATAAGGATTTTTTGTTGAAAGTAGTCTTATGCTTAACAAAAAAATATTAAAAATTGATAAGAATTTTCGCTGGCTACTCTATTATATCTATTGTTTCTAACACCAATCCATCGTGAGCCGGAAATATTTTTTCAGGAAAATTGTGTTCCATATCAGTATGCAATCCCATTTCATGAGACATATGTATAAAGTATGTGGCTTTGGCCTGAATATTTTGAGCCATTATGATTGCTTCATCATAAGAGAAGTGAGAGTAATGTTTTCTGTGTTGCAGTGCATTTAAGATGAGGATATCCAGTCCTGCAAGCATTTTAAGTGCAGTTTGATCCAGATAAGATGCATCGGTGATATAGGCCAGATTTCCTATACGATATCCCAATATAGGAAGTGTGCCATGCATCACATGGATAGGTTGGACGATGATCCCGGGGAAAATTTCAAGATCTGTATGGTTACTTACAGCATTAAGGACGACCCGCGGAGCACCAGGATAAGGGCTCTCTACAAAAATATAGGCAAACTTCAACCGAATATCATCCAGCACCCTTTTTTGCCCGTAAATCGGCATGTCTATCTTTTGTCTGAAATTAAAAGGTCGGATATCATCCAGCCCTATGATATGGTCATTGTGTTCGTGGGTAAGAAGTATGGCATCAATATGTGTGATTTTATGGATCAACATCTGTTGTCTGAAATCAGGACCTGCATCAATAAGAATATTATATTCGCCGATACTGATTAAGGCGGATGTCCTGAGTCTGTAATCTCTTGGATCATCAGAAGTACACACCGTACATCGACATCCGATTACAGGTATACCTTGTGATGTTCCCGTCCCGAGAAGTGTAATTTTCAATTAAAATCAATCTTTATTTCTTCTGATTATATATTACCTCATGATTTCTGAGCAGATTTTTATAAAAATGCCTGTATTTTTCATTCAGCAGATTTTCATTTTCAACGATGCTTTCCAGAATAGTCATCAGAACATTGACCCTTCCGTCTGTATCATAAAATTTATTGATGACGACTACTTTTTTATCTTCTACCAAGCAGTAACCTGAATTGAAAGTACCCTTTTCATATCTCACAGAATATCCCAAATCTCTGAATATTTCTTCAAGTTTAGTTAATGTAGGTTTGGTATGCTTAATGATCATTGTTGATCCTTATTAAATTGCAAATATACTTTTTTATATACAATGAAGGATAAAAAAGTTGGTGCTTTAAAAAATATCCCTGATTTTTTTTGATCAATTATCACCTTTATGCGTTTTGTTTATAAACTTCTGAAAAATCAATATTTTAAAAAAACCATAACTTTTTGTCAATAAAATCTTAGCTTGCAATTTTTTCAAATAATTTTTATTCATCATCGCATGCCACAAAAAATTTTAATATTGTGCAGTGTCTGTATACTATTACAGGTCAATGACATGAAAAGTCAGAGGTTTCAATTTGCAGGTATTGCAGGCGCTAACGCATCACAAATCGATGGTGACAGTTT
The sequence above is drawn from the Saprospiraceae bacterium genome and encodes:
- the rpmI gene encoding 50S ribosomal protein L35 — encoded protein: MPKMKTHSSAKKRFSLTGTGKIKRFQANARHLMRKKSNKAKTRLLGSALVSDGDYAKVKKLLCL
- a CDS encoding PorP/SprF family type IX secretion system membrane protein, which produces MKWFFLIFCVYISGIVVYAQQRPQFSQYMLNKYYENPAYGGLERSLSVFTSYRDQYNSFPGNPRTFYLGADLPFYLWNGAIGFSLYNQSSGHLNNTNFRFSYNYVMGLESGFLSFGGRLGLDYMNFDGRKIITPDGDYEATINHKDPLLEANVFNGVGPSWEIGTYFMSAQWQGGITVSEFPSHSYGLGNASYTRRWGGSIFAEYKYEWDDRIKFYPSLLVKADPSVVQADISLVAILDRNIIGGVGMRGYSTSSFDAITILMGTNIGSKYKLYYSYDFGLSSLRTAHQGTHDIMLSYNLQKLIGLGLPPKIIYNPRDM
- a CDS encoding MBL fold metallo-hydrolase; the protein is MKITLLGTGTSQGIPVIGCRCTVCTSDDPRDYRLRTSALISIGEYNILIDAGPDFRQQMLIHKITHIDAILLTHEHNDHIIGLDDIRPFNFRQKIDMPIYGQKRVLDDIRLKFAYIFVESPYPGAPRVVLNAVSNHTDLEIFPGIIVQPIHVMHGTLPILGYRIGNLAYITDASYLDQTALKMLAGLDILILNALQHRKHYSHFSYDEAIIMAQNIQAKATYFIHMSHEMGLHTDMEHNFPEKIFPAHDGLVLETIDIIE